The window ACTGACAGACCGGTTGGGAAGGGCCGCTCTGAAACCTCGTGGAAATGTCCAACTCTGTAGAGAACACAACATAAATCAATCATGAATGCCTGGAAAgaatatgtacatatgtacttgATATGATCTCCAAAGATGTTGAACACACAGTACTCCTAGCATTACCAGGCTCGGTATTTGCCATGTCTTCTCCAGAACCAGAATCATCCGGGGCTTCGTAGGCAGACTCAGCGCTTTCAGGTATGGCTTGCTGAATTTTGTTAGGCATATCGTCTGAATCGCCCGTTTTGTCACCGTTTTCAATTCTAATTAACCACAAACATTTTCTACAAGTACACCAAATCATTACACTGGTATCTACGAGAAATGATACCTTTTGGGTCCCCAAAAGTCATTCAGAGTCACAGTATGTCGCTTTCGCTTTCTACGCTTAGCGTTAGACTCTGACGCATCCATCTTCTCCTGCATTGAGCGAATTCAACGAATCAGACGCTGAGAATTGATATTAGTCGGCATCCGGGACAGTTCCGTGGGCGGGACTCCTCTATCACGGTGTTCCCGACTGTTTATAGAAATGCGTTGAACTTGAATTTATGTCACCTAAAATACGCGGGCAAAGCAAAAAGTTGCCCGGGCATATGCCCGGTAAAATAGatgcctggctacgccactggttCTCACTCTTGGCAATCTCCCTTTTGAGGTAGCATAGACTCTCAATGTTCTGCACGGAAAACAGACCAATCTAAGACACAAGAGCCAGAAATTTATTTAACTTTGTACCAAGCAAAATGTCACAACAGTTTGGCTTGATTTTATGAGCCGATTTATTAGACGGAGCAGCCATCCGGTGTCGGTTGATAGGGCTACATCTCCTCTGCATTCATCGCAACtgcatgtatgtttgcttCCGTTCTAAGACGGTTTCACAATTTGCCGCCACGTGCACAAGCGGATGAGACAACCCGTTCCACGGCTCTCCCATGCACTTTGCGTCCCGACTAGACAACAGGAAGAGTAACCGTCTAAGAATTTGATAAATATTGTAATAAAGTAGAACAAGTCATAACACGCCAATTATGCAAAAATACCCcctttaaaaaatttaaaaaaattttggTTTTTATTGTATTGAACTCTAAACGCAAACAAATTTTTATCGAGTTTTTGCGTCTATCTATGTCGGTCCGCTTAGTCTCTTTTCCAATTATTTAACTTAAAAATCATTTCCAAATGGCACTAGAAGGTGTCATGACTTTCCTCCGCTAAAACTCATCTCTATAGATGCGTGGAGAGGTCAATACTAGGGACTAGTTAACTTAACGCGCCAAATTGACTGCACGTGTTGCTGTTACTGTTTGTTGGCATTCGCACTGTGTATACACCACCAACGCGTGCTAGCCCTTGTCAGCTTTGTTATCGGCAATTAGGATGACACTCGCATCTTCTAGGTGTAAGAACACCTTCGTAACTCCTATCAATAGTCAGTTAGTAAAAGAGCATGATGGATAGCCACACAGTAAGCTTCAGTGCACTAACTGCATGCATTTGCTGTCATCTCTAGATAGCTATGACGCAATGGCTGCGTTCATCTGCTGGCGGGGATTTCCAAGTGGGATGATTTGAATCATATGACTGCAGCATTATGCATGCACTATACTTTCGGTTAACTTATGCAAGTTTGCAGACAGACGCGTGACGAGCAGATGCGACTCGAGCAAACAAATCGACAACCGCACCTTCAAGGAATCAAGCAAACGGACACTCGTGCAGATAAATAGGGCAAGGTAGAGAAAAGGtagagcatgcatgcagagcACTCGAGTGCAGCAATTGACTGCGACAGATGAGAGATCTCTCTACTGGTCACGTTCGTAGGAGTGGCAACTGCTTTACATTTACTCAAATAGTCCTATGATCCAATACGAACTCTATCCGTTGTTCTTTTGGTGTATACACGCAGAACATGCATCTAGCAACGGAGACATGAGTTACCTTTATGAGCGCGGTGCGAGAAAAATTGATCAACGAGCAAAGTAGGCTTAACATTGCCATATTAGATAGCAACACTTTACCGGAAGTGATAAATTCCTTTCTGGCTTTGTACACTGCATTCCTTATTACCAAATAACGTCTAAAGTTTTTGGTCATGCTAGACTAGAAAGCACAAGCGAGAGTGAATGTCTCTCGTCTGTCTTTGCAGAAAGACGACAGAGTAGCCGACGAATTTGAATAATTACGTGGGAGACGGAATGTTATCGGCTTTCTACTTACGTCAACTTTCTTGAAACTCTGCCACATTTGTACAGACGATGCTGCTGACATTGCATCTCATCTTTCTTCTCTCTACGAGCCTTACTCAAGCCATCGGTCAATGGTGGTAAGTGTTCGTTGACAAACAACTAAGACTTAGTTGCAAACATGCATTGCATGCCTAACGTTTGTTACACAGGGACTTTGGTATACGCATCAATGCCTTTCAAACTACCAATCTGTCTACACTGCAAGCAAATTCGATGTTCGATGAGCCACTGAGCTCCGCCAAGTTCAATTTTAGAGAATTTCTTGGCTGCACCAACGTCTCTCTGACAAGGAGAGAGATGAGAAAATGCAAGAAAGGAGTGCAGAAGATGATCGCAGCTCTCGGTCAAGGAGTATCTGCAGCTCATTATCACTGTCAAGAACAGTTCAAGTACGAACGTTGGAACTGCACGGCGCCGCAAGGCCAGAGACAACCATTTGGCAACATAGTCGATTACAGTGAGACAGCATATTGTCGTCAACACCCCCACGTGTTCCACCCCGAATGCTCTATACTTGGCAGCATGCATTAGCAGATTAGACCGGTTGACAAACATAGAACATTCGTCTGTTAGAAAAGACAGCATTTTAGCTCTTCCATAGGCACTGCTGTAACCATGTGACCGAACAAACAATGCATACAGTGCAAACTGACCCTATGAGAGACTGATCCAGGGTGTTGCCTGGGCGTGTCACTATCCAGCACGTTTTTGCAGGTCGCGAGTAATATATGCAGATATGGATATAACAGTACGGTGCTCGAAAGCAATATTGGACGATCATGAGGCAAACGTTCATATGGAACACAAGACGGTTATCCTATAAAGTTCTTACTCTATTGGAGATCGTCTGTAGACTTTCTGTAACCAGTTGCTCCTATATACGTGAGAGCAGAATAAGTTGCTTTAGATGTCATAACATTACTCCTAAGGTTCATAGAATAGGCGAAGAAAGACTCAATAGACTTGCACTGAATGGTCTTCAACTGTCTAGGAAAGTGACTCTGATTTGTAAGCTTGTCAAGAATGTCTTACTTGAACATATTCAACCAACTCCAATAAACCTAACTGAAGTGTCCATGTACATTAGTTTGCCACCATCTTTCTTCCcgtctggatccgccactgcgtAGAGTGTTTGTGATTGAGCTGCCAGACTATCCAACACAATACGATAGcggtttttaattaatgaagtgtGTGCTTTGGTGTCTAGACACGGCCGAAAGTGCGTACGTGTATGCTATCACAGCAGCTGCTGTCACCTACTCCATCATCCAAGTCTGCGACAAACGCGACGCGAATCCGATATGCGGATGCAATAAGACGGAAACGTCTTGGCTCAGCAGCCTCGCCTTTCCTAAACTTTGCCCTACGGCGCTTGAAAGAGGTATGATGATTGCGAGACGATTTATTGACGAGATGGCAGAGGTTTCTGAAAGTGGGAGGCAGGCGGAACGACGGATGATCAACCATCACAACAACTTGGCTGGATGGAAGGTAAGAGTCGTTGTTATCGATCAATGCTACACACAGAACAGCATGTAGATAggtacacgcacgcacacattcacgcacgcacgcactcacgcacgcacgcacccacgcacgctctcacacacgcgcgcgcgagcAATAATCCACATATCACAATATCCGATCAAGAGCAACATCCACAGATATCCATGTAATGCATTCAGTCTGTTATACAATGGAattgtaattaaaatattagaaTTTTGTACCATACTGTGTAGCAGTTAGAGATAGGAGGTGAACATATATACATCAGAGATCAAGCGTGTTCCTTACTTTGTCCATAAAGCTCTTCTTATTCCAAGTAAACACTTCTACACAGACATATAAAGAGTATTGGCAGTCTACTATAGTTACAGTACATGAGTACCTGTTCGCGGTTTCTCATGTTTCGTTGTGTTGCAGGCCGTCAACAACAGCATAGTAACCGTTTGTCGGTGCTGGGGACTCGTGCAAACGCCTGACTGTCTCATCAAGGCTTGTTACAAGAAACTGAAACACTTCAAAGAAGTTGCAGCCTACCTCAAATTGCATTACAATACAGCAGTAAGAGTCAGAGCCAACCGACAAGGAACCGTACTGAGAAACCACGATTTGAACTCCTACCCGTTCACCGATGGCGACTTCGTCTACCGCCAGAAAACACCAAATCTTTGTCAGCGCCATCTAAATCAAGGCCTGTTGGGCGTACGTGGGCGAGAATGCAGCACCGACGTACAGCATCCGACATACTGCAACACTTTCTGTTGCAACTTTGGATACCGCACTCAAGTGAGGCATAGCCGGCATCTGTGCAACTGCCACATGATATGGATGCCCAGACTCAAGATGAGCTGTGAACCCTGCAGCAAGCAGCACTCTCGAAATGTCTGCAAATAATCCGACATGCTAGAAAGCAAGATAGAAAGACGGACGGGTGTTTGATAAAACGGTAGCTCTTTCTGCAAGTATCTGCATGCTTAACCTATTACATTTGGCATAATGATTTATGTTATATACTGAACCGACGAGTAATGTATTCTGCTGCTGACGAAATGTGAACGACACAAAATATCTTTTTTAATTCTTATAGCAAGCTTTTTTGGAATTGAAACGCTGAAGGAAGCCTAAGACTCTTGATTTGCGGTGTCTGGGATCAGGAATTTGCGATACAGGCCGCGAAAATTTATGTGTGGGCGTTGTTAGATAATATTATGCGGTGACCCCACTCATCACTGCTGGTCATGAGAGAAAGAATTCGTTTGCATTGGGTCGTCTTTCTACTTGGCTTCGCTGTGTGCCCTTTCAGTGTCATTCTGCTTTAGTACGTTAtcccactcctgacaccatgtagcCGGGTATATGACttgatatattaattaacttaggaCAGAgtataacacaacaaaaggCAACGCACTGCCTAAGAAACTCAACTCTAGTAACCCCCTGAATTCAAACCTACCGGTCAGTAACGCAGTCATCACCGCTGAGTTCCTGTCTATTTAGCAGACTTGGTTATAACTACTGAGCTAAAATTAGAAACAAAAAACTTTAGTGCAACGAGTTTGACGGGTTTGTTGCAACAGTATCCTCTTCTGCGCAATCTTCTTGAGGAGAACTCTGGAGGACTAGGCTGAGTAAATTGAGTCATATCAACTTCCGTTTAGCAAAGTCGTCCTAACGGACGCTACTCACGTCCGATAATGTTTTTGTGCCAAAGTGAAAACAAGTTGTtcagataattaattaattcagctGAGATAACTATAAACACTGATCAAAGGTGTGCAATAAGTATTAAGAGTGATAGATAACAAGCAATGACCAAAATGAGCCCCCCTCGCCCCCCTAGAgttaactaactaattaatcatTTAATAAGTTTATTAAACtcaaaaaatttattaaaacacTAGTTCAGTAGAGGACATGATATCATTGATACGTGACGTACAGCATTTCTATCTGAAGAACAAAAGTTaaccattgatatcaattaattgcATATATCAAAATTTCTTGCAATCGTCTCTAGTCAGAAACCCAGCGAGATACTACAGAAAATCGCACGGAGTAACATATGCACGCTACGTACACTCTAACAAAATGCTTTCACTCGCAGCCGTGTGGTCTGGAATTGCAAGACTTCACAAccgtacagtatgtatgtgtacatatataAGGTCACGTGAGTATTAGAACTATGGCAGGTGCTGGAACTCAGGCGAATAAGGTCTCCATGCCCAAACCGAGTGATTCTCTCTTGAGAGGAGTGAAACTAAAGCGCTGGGATGACGTAAGAACGAATCACTACGCAGGCTCCATTCGGGCACCCGACGGTCGTCTCAATTTACGTCTCGCTCTTGCGTTTGTTTCCGAAGGAAATGACTCCACACGTGTGCGAAGTGAGAGCCGACGAGTTGGGCCTCGTGCTTGGTGTGGTAGCCGAGGGAAAGGTAAATTGGAACCAAAGCTGTGGGAGAgacatttttgtgtgttgattgtgttGGTTGGCCGTGAGGAGTTTGGGTATCAGATTGACTGCAAATGTTTGTACTCTCTGATTTTGGGTTTTCTGTGGTGAGATGAGTGTTGGGCGCAGTTATTGAGAGGTGGTGGAAATGAGAATCTGTAGAAGTGTAGTTTTAGAGTCGATTTACTGTTtcgtgtttgtgtctgtacGGATATGTAGTTTGATGCAGTTGAGTGTTGTGTTAGAGGGTGTGCTTGGTGATTAGTAATGCTGTAGAattttgtattggagggatgcatctcaataGAGTAGAATATTGTAtgggagggatgcatctcacaatacactagactgttgtattggagggatgcatctcacaatacactagactattgtattggagggatgcatcttacaatacactagactattctataggagggatgcatctcacaatacactactctctgtttgcgttgACTTTACGCTCCGAAAATTCGGGAACTTGTGGTTtcgaacgataccaagatcatcaTTGTCTGCCCTTTTGTGCAGAAGTTATTATAGATTTTCTATAGTTAGGGTAAGGACTgtgtatgtattacacaggcggtttgataaggcttttgcatatcaagagtcgtTAGGGTTCTTATCTCACTAAGAAGGTATGGTCTTAAAtaagaatgctgctaatagaggaagtagctAATTAACAAAGTCAGTAAACAGTTTGCTGCCTTGAATCAGCTCATGGTTGCTCTTGTTTTGCAAGTAgttgcttgatatttctgactcctcttctcgttctgtttcgtcttgatagcctgcaaCTTCCTTtactgttacctaacatctttgtattgtaatatggCCTCTACAATGTATAGTTAATGGGATATGACTTAACATCCaagtgtggtaaacaaatacagctgcatcacTAGTCACTTTCGAGTGTAAAGTCAAcgtgaacagagagtagactattgtacattagactgttgtatttgagggatgcatctcataatacactagactattgtattggagggatgcatctcacaatacattacagtAGGGTTCTGTTTGCAGTGCATGCAGTTTATGAGATGCTTCTATAATTGTAGGAAACAACTTGTCTAGATACAGCTCTCATCAGTGACGTCAGGGTTGGGACATCTGCAAAGGCTCCAAaggtttgtgtttttgtgtcttggtctgtctgtctgtctttctgtctgttttgcctgtttgtctgtctatctgtctgcttgtttgtctgtctgtctgtttgtctgtctctctgtctgtttctctgtctgtctctctgtctgtctctatctgtctgtctgtctctgtgtgtgtgtctgtctgtctgtctgtctgtctgttggtctgtctgtctgtttgtcttatttCACAATTGAACACAAAATGCAAAACTTTACAAGAACAATATAGGTgaaaaactgctaagctaaatgtccatctactgagatATACAGAAGTCCAATTTCAATGTAATATTGAAAAGCTTAGAAGAATTGCAGAAggaaatgaagaattggacaacaatgaaagagacattcagaacatcatttgttgtctgtgtgtgtacacgtgtgtgtgtgtgtgtgtgtgtgtgtgtgtgtgtgtgtgtgtgtgtgtgtttgtgtttgtgtgttcctTGCCTGCTGTTCATTGTTATGGCCAATGACTCTATTgcaattttaataattttatatttaggATGccaaaacaagagaagctcTTCTCGAGGGTTCTTGTCCTTTGGACAACAGACTTGTCACTGTTGTGTATGGCAGCAGCATGTTTGAGATGCAATTTGCAAACTTTGCTGCATTTTCTCTTGAAACAGCGAACGTAAGAATATACAGAGAGCAGagtcacgcacacacacacacacacacacacacacacacacacacacacacacacacacacacacacacacacacaacacacacacaccacacgcacacgtgaacacacacacacacacacacacacacacacacacacacacacacacacacacacaccacacagtaTTCATACTTGTGCTTTTTCAAACTCTTTAGGAATTTGCTGCTGATGTGAACTTTATAACTCGCAATGTGTTTCGTAATAATGACAATGTCAACAACTTTTTACGAAAGGGGTAATGAGATCGTGCAGTGTGTGACAACTTTCTGATATgaagttttgttgtttgtgtttccaGATATGCCAAGCTGTGCTTTTTAGCGAATTCAGACGGTCTTCTTCCCATCAAACAGTAAGAATGGTTGAGGgtgacaggcaggcagacagacagaagacagacagacagacagacagacagacagacagacagacaggcaggcagacgaAGAGACCAatgggcaggcaggcagaaagaaagactgactgacaacacagacacacatactgacagatactcatagacagacaaacagacagacggatagtcAGAAAAACAGACATGTTTCaacagttacacacacacacacacacacacacacacacacacacacacacacacacacacacacacacacacacacacacacacacacacacacacacaaacgacaTCATCTTACATGACAACCACTTACAGATGGAAGACCAATGTGAATGTACTGTATTTTCTAATTCATTGCATGTACGTTTGTTGTCAGTGTCACTCAGCTACTGGCACCGTCCACTAAGGAGGAAAAGAAACAGTTCGAGGAAGCTCTACGCGGCGTTGCTCTACCATCTGGAAAGGTTAATTGATAGTAATGGTTAAGTGTTGATTATTGGTGCGTCAGAAAGACAAGATGGTAAACTGTCAGGCAGAGAgtagacatatagacagactgacagattgacaaacagaaaaacagagtgagagagagagagacagagagagagagaggagacggaaagaaaaacaaacaaacagacagacagaaagacaaacagacagacagcaaacagacagataatagtgctgatgtatgaaatatatgtattgcagacagacagacagacagacagacaatttattctcagacagattctacttgtgcatatgctaggatttttgaaatacaaatcagtccttgcaaacaacaaagtcattaactaatggacttgaccttgaatgtcgaaatcaaataatctacagagagatggacagacagacagacaggcaaataaatgaattatgacaaacagacacatggacagacagacagacagacagacagagacaaattaatggattttgacagacagacaaacaaaataattggattatgacaaacagacagacagatttacagacagacagacagacagacgaacagacagatggacagaattAGGGGGTTTTggcagacagaaaaataagtGGAttttggcagacagacagatggtgagacagacagacagacagatggagagacagacagacagacagacagacagacagacagacagacagaataattgggttttgacaaacagacaaataaatagattttgacagacagacagacagacagacagacaggcaaataaatgaattatgacaaacagacacatggacagacagacagacagacagacagagacaaattaatggattttgacagacagacagacagacagacagacagacaaacagacag of the Corticium candelabrum chromosome 2, ooCorCand1.1, whole genome shotgun sequence genome contains:
- the LOC134176539 gene encoding protein Wnt-7b-like; translated protein: MFDEPLSSAKFNFREFLGCTNVSLTRREMRKCKKGVQKMIAALGQGVSAAHYHCQEQFKYERWNCTAPQGQRQPFGNIVDYNTAESAYVYAITAAAVTYSIIQVCDKRDANPICGCNKTETSWLSSLAFPKLCPTALERGMMIARRFIDEMAEVSESGRQAERRMINHHNNLAGWKAVNNSIVTVCRCWGLVQTPDCLIKACYKKLKHFKEVAAYLKLHYNTAVRVRANRQGTVLRNHDLNSYPFTDGDFVYRQKTPNLCQRHLNQGLLGVRGRECSTDVQHPTYCNTFCCNFGYRTQYPLLRNLLEENSGGLG